The window GCGCGCGCGGCGGGTGCCGTGATCGCCACCGGTCACGAGGCGCGGCGGATCGCGACGGACGGACGGTCCGCCGAGATCACCTACCGGACGGCCGACACGGAGGGCACCGTCGCCGCGCGGCACGTCCTGGTGAACGCCTCGCCCCAGGAGCTGGCCGCGCTGACCGGCGACGCACCACCCACCCCCGCCGAGGGCGCCCAGCTCAAGGTGAACATGCTGCTCACGCGACTTCCGCAGCTCCGTGACCAGTCCGTCGACCCGCGTGAGGCGTTCTCCGGGACCTTCCACATCGCCGAGGGATACGACCAACTGGCCGTCGCCCACGCCCAGGCCGCCTCCGGTGTGCTCCCTGAGGCCCCGCCCTCCGAGATCTACTGCCACTCCCTCACCGATCCGACCATCCTCGGCCCGGACCTGGTCGACCAGGGCTACCAGACGCTCACCCTGTTCGGCCTGCACACGCCCGCGCGGCTGTTCGAAGCCGACAACGACGCCGTACGCGAGGACCTCCTCAAGGCCACCCTCGCCCAGCTCGACGCCCACCTCGCCGAGCCCCTTGCCGACTGCCTGGCCACCGACGCCGACGGCCGCCCGTGCATCGAGGCGAGGACCCCCCTCGACCTGGAACGCGACCTCGGCCTCCCGGGCGGCAACATCTTCCACCGCGACCTCGCCTGGCCCCACACGCAGGAAGGCACCGGCCGCTGGGGTGTGGAGACCCGCCACGCCAACGTCCTGCTGTGCGGCGCGGGCGCCGTACGCGGTGGCGGGGTGAGCGGGGTCCCGGGCCACAACGCGGCCATGGCGGTCCTGGAGGGGTCCGGGGCGGACGGCCCGCGCCTGGCGTAGGCGGCACGTCCGCGCAGGTCCGGTTGCAGGGCGCCGCCCCGTTCGCCCCGCTAGTCGGCGGCGGCCGTCCAGCCCACCGCCGTGATCCGCCCCGCGTCCGCCGGCCGCGACTCGTCGAACAGGGTGCTGCCTCCCGCCGAGACCCGCAGCCCGTCGACGTACACCCCACGACCGACGTACTGCCGGTCGGTCGTGCAGCGCCAGCGCACCGTGAGCCCGGCGGCCCCCGACAACTCCGCGGTGACCCGGTGCCACGCCCGGCCCGACCAGCCGGTGACCGACCCGGATGGATGCTCCAGCGGCGCCTCCCCGTCCCGGACGGTCGTGAAGGCCACCGGCAGCCAGGTGTCGCCGCCGTCGGCGGAGGTCTCCAGGAAGACGGCATCGGCCTGGGGTTCGGTGTCCCACCACAGGGCGCACCGCAGGCGGGGCCGCCCGGAGGCGGTGGGAGAGGCGGAGTCCGTGACGGTGGCTTTCCCGGCTCCGGTGGTGTCGAGCGGCGGGAGCGCGAGGGTCGCCGTGGTGGCGGACGCCATGCCGGAGAACCAGGAGGCGCGGCCCCGGGCGGGGCGTACGGGAACGGCGCGGGCGAGGCTGTTCGCGGCGGCGACCCGGGGCGCGGAGCCGGACCGCCAGCCGCGCACCGGGTGGACGGAGTTGCCGAGGACCACGAGGAAGGAGTCGGTGGTCGGGTCCAGGACGAGGGAGGTGCCGGTGAAGCCGGTGTGTCCCGCCGTGCGCGGGGTGGCCATCGCGCCCATGTACCAGTGCTGGTAGAGCTCGAAGCCCAGCCCGTGTTCGTCGCCGGGGAACTCCGTGTTGAAGTCGGTGAACATCAGCTCCACCGAACGGGGTTCGAGAATGCGGGCCCTGCCGTACACACCGCCGTTCAGCAGGGTGCGGCCCAGGACGGCCAGGTCCCAGGCGCTGGAGAAGACACCTGCATGGCCCGCGACCCCGCCGAGACCGAAGGCGTTCTCGTCGTGCACCTCGCCCCACACCAGCCCCCGGTCCAGACCCGACCAGGGCAGGCGGGCGTCCTCGGTCGCCGCGATGCCGGGCTTCCAGGAGGCCGGCGGATTGAAGCGAGTGCGGTGCATCCCGAGTGGAGCGGTGATCTCGTTTCGGAGCAGCTGATCCAGACCGAGACCGGTGATCTCCTCCAGGACGAGCTGCAACGAGATCAGATTCAGGTCCGAATACAGGTACGTCGTGCCTGGCGGGTTCAGCGGCGCCTCGTTCCAGACGAGCCGGAGCTTCCCCTCGTGCGTCGGCTCTTTGTAGAGCGGGAGCCAGGGCCGGAAACCGGAGGTGTGGGTGAGCAGTTGGCGCACGGTGATGTCCTGTTTGCCCGCCGCGCCGAACTCCGGCAGGTACGTGGCGACCCTGCCCTCCAGCTCCAGCGCGCCCCGTTCGATCTGCTGCACCGCGAGGATCGACGTGAACAGCTTCGACACGGAGGCCAGATCGAAGACGGTGTCCCGCGTCATCGGAATCCGCCGGTCCGCCGGGAACTCCACCCCCGTGTCCGTCTTCTCGTCGTACGCCGAGTACCGCACCGCCATCCCGATCGCCCGGTGCAGGGCGACGGTCCCGCCCCGCCCGGCGAGCAGGACGGCGCCCGCGTACCACGGGTGCCTGGGCGAGGGTTCGAGGAACGTCTCGGCATCGGTGACGAGCCGATCCAGGGGTTCGGGGAGGAGTCCGGCCCGCTCGGGAGAACCGTGGCGCAGCGTCGGACGACCACCCCCGGAGGCGGAGGCGGAGGCGGAGGCGACCGCCCCGGCGGGGAAGGGCAGCGCGGCGAGCCCTCCACCGACCGCCAACACCCGCCGGCCGAGCTGCCGCCGACTCATCCCGGACCCCGAGCCCCCCACAGCTGCACTCATGAAACCCAGTCAAGCATCCACCCCCCAAGGGCGCGAGGAACCGCGCGCCCGGCTCCCACGGAACAGGCACCCGTCGGCCACCCGCGGATCAGCGACGCGCCCCCGCACCCACGACGATGCCCGAGACACCGACAGAATCTGACGGTGCATCAGAAAAACTCTTCCCTCGTCCGGAGGACTACGGCATCCTGCGCACCATGCAGACGGAGCTGAGCAACACACTCGGAGTCCAGTACGCCGTCTTCGGCTTCACGCCGTTCCCCGCGGTCGCGGCGGCCATCAGCCGGGCAGGCGGCTTCGGGGTGCTGGGCGCGGTCCGCTACACGGCCCCCGACGATCTCAAGCGCGACCTCGACTGGATCGAGGCCCATGTCGACGGCATGCCGTACGGACTGGACGTCGTCATGCCGGCCAAAAAGGTCGAAGGGGTGACGGAGGCCGACGTCGAGGCCATGATCCCCGACTCGCACCGGCAGTTCGTCCAGGAGACCCTCGCCAAGTACGGCGTGCCCGA is drawn from Streptomyces bottropensis ATCC 25435 and contains these coding sequences:
- a CDS encoding phytoene desaturase family protein, translated to MPATPAHSDRPGRPAGPRPHDTYDAVIVGGGHNGLVAAAYLARAGRSVLVLERLDHTGGAAVSTRPFAGVDARLSRYSYLVSLLPRKIVRDLDLDFRVRGRTISSYTPVERDGHPTGLLVGGGERRTREAFARLTGSGREYEAWQRFYAMTGRVAERVFPTLTEPLPTRDDLRGRIDDEEAWRVLFEEPIGRAVEARFTDDLVRGVVLTDALIGTFADAHDPSLRQNRCFLYHVIGGGTGAWDVPVGGMGALTDALATAARAAGAVIATGHEARRIATDGRSAEITYRTADTEGTVAARHVLVNASPQELAALTGDAPPTPAEGAQLKVNMLLTRLPQLRDQSVDPREAFSGTFHIAEGYDQLAVAHAQAASGVLPEAPPSEIYCHSLTDPTILGPDLVDQGYQTLTLFGLHTPARLFEADNDAVREDLLKATLAQLDAHLAEPLADCLATDADGRPCIEARTPLDLERDLGLPGGNIFHRDLAWPHTQEGTGRWGVETRHANVLLCGAGAVRGGGVSGVPGHNAAMAVLEGSGADGPRLA
- a CDS encoding serine hydrolase domain-containing protein encodes the protein MSAAVGGSGSGMSRRQLGRRVLAVGGGLAALPFPAGAVASASASASGGGRPTLRHGSPERAGLLPEPLDRLVTDAETFLEPSPRHPWYAGAVLLAGRGGTVALHRAIGMAVRYSAYDEKTDTGVEFPADRRIPMTRDTVFDLASVSKLFTSILAVQQIERGALELEGRVATYLPEFGAAGKQDITVRQLLTHTSGFRPWLPLYKEPTHEGKLRLVWNEAPLNPPGTTYLYSDLNLISLQLVLEEITGLGLDQLLRNEITAPLGMHRTRFNPPASWKPGIAATEDARLPWSGLDRGLVWGEVHDENAFGLGGVAGHAGVFSSAWDLAVLGRTLLNGGVYGRARILEPRSVELMFTDFNTEFPGDEHGLGFELYQHWYMGAMATPRTAGHTGFTGTSLVLDPTTDSFLVVLGNSVHPVRGWRSGSAPRVAAANSLARAVPVRPARGRASWFSGMASATTATLALPPLDTTGAGKATVTDSASPTASGRPRLRCALWWDTEPQADAVFLETSADGGDTWLPVAFTTVRDGEAPLEHPSGSVTGWSGRAWHRVTAELSGAAGLTVRWRCTTDRQYVGRGVYVDGLRVSAGGSTLFDESRPADAGRITAVGWTAAAD